Proteins encoded by one window of Lacipirellulaceae bacterium:
- a CDS encoding Lpg1974 family pore-forming outer membrane protein — translation MRTKVLSLALCSLLTSVAAADEGWYANIDMLFIAPKISDQGVTNIFYYGDLPSVTSQRGSIESPLEFAQRVNLGYEGDGGGGLRVRWFTFDNNLDYVGEVEEGGPPITLAGQINLDVDAIDSELTQRGNFENWDWRVSGGARYARVSLREEAINFEDLSDIVWFGSTGVEFEGAGPTFSAEGNRPIIFDGLSVFARARTALLFGQTDVWSAFEGGGRYRIHNEFVQVWEFQLGLESEREYESFDLVSGIFWEAQRWDSDSGFLGDLAFHGFGARFGIEY, via the coding sequence ATGCGCACAAAAGTGCTTTCTCTCGCGTTATGCAGTTTGCTGACGTCCGTTGCCGCTGCCGACGAAGGTTGGTATGCCAACATCGACATGCTGTTCATTGCCCCAAAGATTAGCGATCAGGGCGTGACGAACATCTTCTATTACGGGGACCTTCCTTCAGTCACCTCGCAAAGGGGCTCGATCGAGTCGCCTCTGGAATTTGCCCAGCGTGTGAATCTCGGTTACGAGGGTGACGGCGGCGGGGGCTTACGGGTTCGTTGGTTCACCTTCGACAATAATCTCGATTATGTCGGTGAAGTGGAAGAAGGCGGACCTCCAATCACCTTGGCGGGCCAGATCAATTTGGACGTTGACGCAATCGACTCTGAATTGACCCAACGAGGTAACTTCGAGAATTGGGATTGGAGAGTCTCAGGCGGTGCCCGTTATGCTCGTGTCAGCTTGCGTGAAGAGGCTATCAACTTCGAGGACCTCTCTGACATTGTTTGGTTCGGAAGCACCGGCGTTGAATTTGAGGGGGCCGGCCCAACATTCTCCGCGGAAGGAAATCGCCCAATCATCTTCGATGGGCTCTCTGTTTTCGCTCGTGCTCGGACGGCACTCTTGTTCGGCCAAACCGACGTTTGGAGTGCTTTTGAAGGAGGCGGACGCTATCGTATCCATAACGAATTCGTTCAGGTTTGGGAGTTCCAACTAGGCTTAGAGTCGGAACGTGAGTACGAATCGTTCGACCTCGTGAGTGGCATTTTCTGGGAAGCCCAGCGTTGGGATAGCGACTCCGGCTTTCTCGGCGACTTGGCCTTCCACGGCTTCGGAGCACGCTTCGGTATCGAATACTAA
- a CDS encoding thiamine pyrophosphate-binding protein → MSVLPAETLSIGQYLIQRLQDYSIADAFGIPGDYVLSFYTMLEESSINTIGCTREDCAGFAADAYARVNGMGALCVTYCVGGLSVCNSIAGAYAEKSPVVMITGSPGLRERVHNPLLHHMVRDFRTQYDVFEKLCIAGTEINDPQTAFREIDRVLAACQRFKRPVYLEIPRDMVHVVPGTAAPAPQPEPISNPQVLAEAVKEAAARIDAAKQPVLLLGVEVHRFGLQDEVLRLAEKAQIPMAATMLGKGVVAETHPLYMGLYEGALGRQEVTKYVEASDCVVMLGTFMTDINLGIYTAELSIGDCIYATSEQLRIRHHHYHDIRLQDFIGGLSKAELSRRDATEAPTDWEPEPYVLEKDAAITVSRMIRRLDEQLALDEARDTVVVADIGDALFASTELTTHGRSEFLSPAYYTSMGFAVPASLGVQTARPKARVVAIVGDGAFQMTGMELSSLVRGGLPVIVIVLDNGGYGTERLLHPGEYEFNDVHSWQHHKLPEVLGGGRGYDVRTEGEFDVALSEAWTETSQPSILQVHLSEEDCSRSLERLAAMMSKTVVQEGQ, encoded by the coding sequence GTGTCTGTTCTGCCAGCCGAAACCCTCTCCATCGGCCAATACCTCATCCAGCGGCTGCAAGACTACAGCATCGCCGACGCTTTTGGCATCCCGGGCGACTACGTGTTGTCGTTCTACACGATGCTCGAAGAGAGTTCAATCAATACGATCGGCTGCACGCGGGAGGACTGTGCTGGGTTTGCGGCAGATGCTTATGCTCGGGTGAATGGGATGGGAGCGCTGTGCGTCACCTATTGCGTCGGCGGCTTGAGCGTTTGCAATTCGATCGCGGGAGCTTACGCGGAGAAGTCGCCCGTGGTAATGATTACTGGCTCGCCCGGACTGCGTGAAAGGGTGCATAATCCATTGCTTCATCACATGGTGCGCGACTTTCGCACGCAGTACGACGTGTTTGAAAAACTCTGCATCGCGGGGACGGAGATCAACGACCCGCAGACCGCTTTTCGCGAGATCGATCGCGTGTTGGCCGCCTGCCAACGCTTCAAACGGCCTGTCTATCTGGAGATCCCTCGGGACATGGTCCATGTTGTGCCAGGCACGGCCGCCCCAGCACCGCAGCCTGAACCAATCAGCAATCCGCAAGTGCTGGCCGAAGCGGTCAAGGAAGCCGCGGCACGGATCGACGCTGCCAAGCAGCCTGTCTTATTGCTGGGCGTTGAAGTCCATCGCTTTGGTCTACAAGACGAAGTGCTACGTCTTGCCGAGAAAGCACAGATTCCGATGGCCGCGACGATGCTCGGGAAAGGGGTCGTCGCGGAGACGCACCCGCTCTACATGGGACTGTACGAAGGAGCTCTCGGACGACAGGAGGTGACGAAGTATGTCGAGGCGAGCGACTGCGTCGTGATGCTCGGTACCTTCATGACTGACATCAACCTGGGCATCTACACGGCGGAACTGAGCATCGGCGATTGCATCTACGCCACCAGCGAACAACTGCGGATCCGCCATCACCACTATCATGACATTCGCTTGCAGGACTTTATTGGCGGCCTCTCAAAAGCGGAGCTCTCGCGCCGTGATGCAACTGAAGCCCCCACCGACTGGGAACCTGAGCCTTACGTTTTGGAGAAAGACGCGGCGATCACCGTCTCTAGGATGATTCGCCGCCTGGATGAACAGTTAGCCCTTGATGAGGCTCGCGACACGGTCGTCGTCGCGGACATCGGCGACGCCCTGTTCGCTTCGACGGAGTTGACCACTCATGGCCGCTCGGAGTTTCTCAGTCCGGCTTACTACACCTCGATGGGATTTGCCGTGCCAGCTTCGCTGGGCGTACAAACCGCTCGGCCCAAAGCGCGGGTCGTTGCCATCGTTGGCGATGGGGCCTTCCAAATGACAGGGATGGAGTTGTCGAGTTTGGTACGTGGCGGGCTGCCGGTTATCGTCATCGTGCTGGACAACGGCGGCTACGGAACAGAACGGCTTTTGCACCCGGGCGAATACGAATTCAACGACGTCCACAGCTGGCAGCATCACAAGCTCCCAGAAGTGCTTGGCGGGGGCCGTGGCTATGACGTTCGCACCGAAGGCGAATTCGACGTGGCGCTCTCAGAAGCTTGGACGGAAACCTCGCAGCCTAGCATCCTGCAGGTACATCTCTCTGAGGAGGATTGCAGCCGTTCGCTGGAGCGTCTGGCGGCCATGATGAGCAAGACAGTCGTGCAAGAAGGGCAGTAG
- the mtnA gene encoding S-methyl-5-thioribose-1-phosphate isomerase has product MPTSPPTLQWIGNANGHLRMIDQTKLPIELVEIDCTTVEEVWQAIKRLSVRGAPAIGVAAAYGVCLAAKSESQTEIEKACDYLATSRPTAVNLFWALDRMRAVAQRDCRRESLLAEARAIHEEDAQMCLAIGRNGADLLAPLFKDANNEPVGILTHCNAGALATGGEGTALSVIFELARRRSIHVWVDETRPLLQGSRLTAWELTQRGIPCTLICDNMAGHVMQQGRVQAVVTGADRIAANGDAANKIGTYAVATLAKAHDVPFYIAAPTSTIDSKLADGSKIPIEERDDSEVTNGFGRATAPEGVSVYNPAFDVTPAELISGWITEKCGMEEFAVQ; this is encoded by the coding sequence ATGCCCACTTCACCTCCAACACTTCAATGGATCGGCAACGCCAATGGCCATTTGCGGATGATCGACCAAACAAAGCTGCCAATCGAGTTGGTCGAAATCGATTGCACAACGGTCGAAGAAGTCTGGCAGGCGATCAAGCGACTTTCCGTACGAGGTGCCCCAGCGATTGGTGTGGCTGCGGCTTACGGCGTGTGCCTGGCAGCCAAATCGGAAAGTCAGACCGAAATTGAAAAGGCCTGCGACTATTTGGCGACCAGTCGGCCCACGGCTGTGAATCTGTTTTGGGCGCTGGATCGCATGCGTGCAGTTGCTCAGCGTGACTGCCGACGCGAATCGCTGCTCGCCGAAGCCCGTGCCATTCATGAAGAAGACGCTCAGATGTGCTTGGCGATTGGTCGCAACGGTGCTGACCTGCTCGCACCGTTGTTCAAAGATGCCAATAATGAACCTGTTGGTATTCTTACCCACTGCAACGCGGGAGCTTTGGCCACGGGCGGAGAAGGAACGGCTCTTTCGGTGATCTTCGAGTTGGCCCGCCGTCGTTCCATCCACGTTTGGGTCGATGAGACACGCCCGCTCCTCCAAGGCAGCCGCCTGACGGCGTGGGAGCTCACACAACGGGGGATTCCCTGCACACTCATCTGCGACAACATGGCGGGCCATGTCATGCAGCAGGGCAGGGTACAAGCCGTGGTTACCGGGGCGGATCGCATTGCCGCCAATGGTGATGCGGCAAACAAAATCGGCACGTATGCCGTGGCGACGCTGGCGAAGGCGCACGACGTTCCCTTCTACATCGCAGCACCAACCAGCACGATCGACTCCAAACTTGCTGACGGGTCGAAGATTCCCATTGAAGAGCGCGACGATTCCGAAGTGACCAACGGTTTTGGGCGAGCAACCGCTCCCGAGGGCGTGAGCGTCTACAACCCAGCTTTTGACGTGACCCCGGCGGAGTTGATCAGTGGGTGGATAACTGAGAAGTGTGGGATGGAGGAATTCGCGGTCCAATAG
- the ald gene encoding alanine dehydrogenase, which translates to MIVGVPREIKQDEYRVAMLPVGVEELTRRGHTVLVEAGAGLGSGLPDHDYLRSGCEMVATPEEVFERSDLVVKVKEPMPPEWPLLRDGQALFTYFHFAADEELTKSVLSSGATAIAYETLSDAKGQLPLLTPMSEVAGRMSIQEGAKYLERPQMGRGILLGGVPGVAPANILVLGGGIVGANAAKIAAGFNANVAILDINVDRLRYLSDVMPPNVDCLFSDRHTINEQLERADLVVGAVLIPGAKAPRLITNEHLKGMKPGSVIIDVAIDQGGCIETSRPTSHSDPTYIVDEVVHYCVTNMPGAVGRTSTFALCNVTLPWVIQLAEKGIEAAAKELPPIAKAINMHAGKVTNRAVAETFGLELAEIGS; encoded by the coding sequence ATGATCGTAGGAGTTCCCCGTGAAATTAAGCAGGATGAGTACCGCGTGGCAATGCTTCCCGTGGGTGTCGAGGAACTGACTCGTCGCGGTCACACGGTCCTGGTGGAAGCGGGGGCAGGACTGGGCTCGGGGCTCCCAGATCACGACTATCTCCGCTCCGGTTGCGAGATGGTTGCCACGCCAGAAGAAGTTTTCGAACGGTCTGATCTGGTCGTCAAGGTGAAGGAACCAATGCCTCCCGAATGGCCACTGTTGCGCGACGGACAGGCCTTGTTCACCTACTTCCACTTTGCTGCGGATGAGGAACTGACAAAGTCGGTCCTTTCCAGCGGCGCGACGGCCATCGCCTACGAAACACTCTCGGACGCGAAGGGCCAATTGCCGCTGCTAACGCCGATGAGCGAAGTTGCTGGTCGGATGAGTATTCAAGAAGGAGCAAAGTATCTCGAACGCCCGCAGATGGGCCGGGGGATTTTGCTCGGCGGTGTGCCTGGGGTGGCACCGGCGAATATCCTCGTTCTCGGCGGCGGAATCGTGGGAGCGAACGCGGCCAAGATCGCTGCTGGCTTTAACGCGAACGTGGCGATTCTCGATATCAACGTGGATCGACTGCGTTACCTCTCAGACGTGATGCCGCCGAATGTCGATTGCCTGTTCAGCGACCGTCACACGATCAACGAGCAACTTGAACGTGCTGACCTCGTGGTCGGAGCCGTGCTGATCCCCGGAGCCAAGGCACCGCGTCTGATTACGAATGAACACTTGAAAGGGATGAAACCGGGCAGCGTGATTATCGACGTGGCGATCGATCAAGGGGGCTGTATTGAAACGAGCCGTCCCACTTCGCACAGCGATCCGACCTACATTGTGGATGAAGTGGTACACTACTGCGTGACCAACATGCCCGGGGCCGTGGGGCGTACCAGCACGTTCGCGCTCTGCAACGTGACGCTCCCGTGGGTGATCCAACTTGCAGAAAAAGGGATCGAGGCCGCTGCAAAGGAGTTGCCTCCCATCGCGAAAGCGATCAACATGCACGCAGGAAAGGTGACGAATCGAGCGGTGGCGGAGACGTTTGGGTTGGAATTGGCGGAGATAGGTTCATAG
- the rplM gene encoding 50S ribosomal protein L13 — MARPRDFENGTIDRKWLLVDAEDKIVGRLASEIAVILMGKHRPTYTPHIDTGDYIVVVNAEKVKFTGKKWEQKKYAWYTGYPQQRTITAEDRLEKKPEMILREAVRRMLPKSKLGRQMLSKLKIYAGPTHEHQAQNPEPTELASK; from the coding sequence ATGGCCCGGCCCCGGGATTTTGAAAACGGCACGATCGACCGCAAATGGCTGCTGGTGGATGCAGAGGACAAGATCGTCGGTCGGCTGGCGAGCGAGATTGCCGTCATCCTGATGGGCAAGCACCGCCCCACCTATACGCCGCACATCGATACCGGCGACTACATCGTGGTCGTGAATGCGGAGAAGGTGAAATTTACCGGCAAGAAATGGGAGCAAAAGAAGTACGCCTGGTACACCGGCTACCCACAGCAACGCACGATCACGGCGGAAGACCGTCTGGAAAAGAAGCCAGAGATGATTCTCCGCGAAGCGGTCCGCCGCATGCTGCCCAAGAGCAAGCTGGGACGGCAGATGCTTAGCAAGCTGAAAATTTACGCCGGCCCGACCCACGAGCATCAAGCCCAGAATCCCGAGCCAACCGAGTTGGCTTCAAAATAA
- the rpsI gene encoding 30S ribosomal protein S9, translating into MAVAIEEALGTGRRKTSVARVRIREGSGKLLINKKELDEFFKVEQDRNAVLAPLLHCEVKDSVDVVIRVHGGGTTGQAGACMQGIARALLKHDSDLAEKLREKGFLTRDSRMKERKKPGLHGARRGTQFSKR; encoded by the coding sequence ATGGCAGTCGCAATTGAAGAAGCCCTTGGTACTGGTCGTCGCAAGACTTCTGTCGCTCGTGTTCGCATTCGCGAAGGCAGCGGCAAGTTGTTGATCAACAAGAAGGAACTCGACGAGTTCTTCAAGGTCGAGCAAGACCGCAATGCGGTGCTCGCTCCGCTGCTGCACTGCGAGGTGAAGGACTCGGTTGATGTTGTCATCCGCGTTCACGGCGGCGGCACCACCGGCCAAGCTGGCGCCTGCATGCAAGGGATCGCCCGTGCTCTGCTGAAGCACGACAGCGACCTCGCCGAGAAGCTCCGCGAAAAGGGCTTCCTCACCCGCGACAGCCGCATGAAAGAACGCAAGAAACCCGGCCTCCACGGCGCCCGCCGCGGCACACAGTTCTCCAAGCGTTAA
- a CDS encoding DUF393 domain-containing protein — translation MPSPTERPQADVVLYDGQCGICTAGVSKLPWWDCQGHLAYLSLHDPQVAERWPELEKDRLYDEMCIVDGEGRQHWGAYALRYLTRRLRRLWWAAPLLHFPGSMLLWKPLYRWVAKNRYRLSGTECETDACKLHR, via the coding sequence TTGCCGTCGCCCACAGAACGCCCCCAGGCGGACGTGGTGCTCTACGATGGGCAATGTGGCATCTGCACGGCAGGCGTCTCGAAGCTGCCCTGGTGGGACTGCCAGGGCCATCTGGCGTACCTCTCGCTGCACGATCCGCAAGTGGCCGAGCGCTGGCCTGAGCTTGAGAAAGACCGACTCTACGACGAAATGTGCATCGTCGATGGAGAGGGTCGCCAACATTGGGGAGCGTACGCCCTGCGGTACCTCACCCGCCGCTTAAGGCGACTCTGGTGGGCGGCTCCACTGTTGCACTTCCCAGGGAGCATGTTGCTTTGGAAGCCGCTGTATCGCTGGGTAGCGAAGAACCGCTATCGGCTGAGCGGC